In Paracoccus fistulariae, a single window of DNA contains:
- a CDS encoding DUF2460 domain-containing protein, translating to MAFHEVRFPDNISRGARGGPERRTQIVELASGAEERNASWANSRRRYDVAYGIRRADDLAAVVAFFEARNGRLHGFRFKDWADFKSCLPSQTPGPTDQPIGTGNGSTTEFQLAKRYTSGAQSWSRAITKPVAGTLTIALNGTPQASGWSVSTTTGLITFTTAPAAGAAITAGFEFDVPVRFDTDVLDVTLDLERLGSITSIPLVEIRT from the coding sequence ATGGCGTTTCACGAGGTCCGGTTTCCGGACAACATCAGCCGGGGCGCGCGCGGCGGCCCGGAGCGGCGCACGCAGATCGTCGAACTGGCGAGTGGGGCGGAGGAGCGCAATGCCAGCTGGGCCAACTCGCGCCGCCGCTATGACGTCGCCTATGGCATCCGCCGCGCCGACGATCTGGCGGCAGTCGTCGCCTTCTTCGAGGCACGGAATGGCCGCCTCCACGGCTTCCGCTTCAAGGACTGGGCCGACTTCAAGTCCTGCCTGCCGTCGCAGACGCCCGGCCCGACCGATCAGCCGATCGGCACCGGCAACGGCAGCACGACCGAGTTCCAGCTCGCCAAGCGCTACACCTCGGGCGCGCAGTCCTGGTCCCGCGCCATCACCAAGCCCGTCGCGGGAACCTTGACCATCGCCCTGAACGGCACACCGCAAGCCTCCGGCTGGTCGGTTTCCACGACCACCGGCCTCATCACCTTCACCACCGCCCCCGCCGCAGGCGCCGCCATCACCGCAGGCTTCGAATTCGACGTCCCGGTCCGCTTCGACACCGACGTCCTCGACGTCACCCTCGATCTCGAACGTCTCGGGTCGATCACCTCGATCCCCCTCGTGGAAATCCGCACATGA
- a CDS encoding NlpC/P60 family protein, translating to MTAPVPTADPAIVIAAARSWLGTPYHDQASLRGIGCDCLGLARGVWREVVGPEPFPIPPYSRDWGETGPREVLAEGARSMMPEIAPADAPPGALILFRMMPRAIAKHVGILTGPDTFLHAYERLGVIEEPLTPTWARKIAFAFLFPAR from the coding sequence GTGACTGCGCCAGTTCCGACCGCCGATCCCGCTATCGTCATCGCCGCCGCCCGATCCTGGCTCGGCACACCCTATCACGACCAGGCCAGCCTGCGCGGGATCGGCTGCGATTGCCTCGGCCTCGCGCGCGGTGTCTGGCGCGAAGTCGTCGGGCCTGAGCCGTTCCCGATCCCGCCCTACAGCCGGGATTGGGGCGAGACCGGGCCGAGGGAAGTGCTAGCGGAGGGCGCGCGCAGCATGATGCCGGAGATCGCACCAGCCGACGCACCACCCGGTGCGCTGATCCTGTTCCGTATGATGCCGCGCGCCATCGCCAAGCATGTGGGGATCCTCACCGGTCCCGACACCTTCCTCCACGCCTATGAACGGCTGGGCGTGATCGAGGAACCGCTGACGCCGACTTGGGC
- a CDS encoding DUF2163 domain-containing protein translates to MKSLSPALQAHLDEGTTTLAWCWRITRADGVTFGFTDHDRTLSFEGTEFEPESGLTASEVRSGSDLSVDAQDAQGVLSSDRITETDILDGRWDSAEVEVWRVNWASPTQRVLLRRGAIGQIRRGRLAFVAEVRSLAHVLGQTVGRTFQANCDAALGDARCGVNLEAPAFKGTGAVIDVLRDRAFTASGLGSFAAGWFAFGLVEWSTGANVGRRVEVLSHDLVDGVAILTLLEAPVRPITATDTFIVRAGCDKRIATCGAKFANVANFRGFPRIPGQDAVLRYATKDGGHEGAVL, encoded by the coding sequence GTGAAGTCGCTTTCGCCCGCGCTTCAGGCCCACCTCGACGAGGGCACGACCACGCTTGCCTGGTGCTGGCGCATCACCCGCGCCGATGGCGTGACCTTCGGCTTCACCGACCACGACCGAACGCTGTCGTTCGAGGGGACCGAGTTCGAACCGGAAAGCGGGCTGACCGCCTCCGAGGTCCGGTCGGGATCCGACCTCTCGGTGGATGCGCAGGATGCGCAAGGCGTGCTGTCGTCGGACCGGATCACGGAAACCGACATCCTCGACGGCCGATGGGACAGCGCGGAGGTCGAGGTCTGGCGCGTGAACTGGGCCAGCCCTACACAGCGCGTGCTTCTACGGCGCGGGGCCATCGGTCAGATCCGGCGCGGGCGGCTGGCCTTCGTGGCGGAGGTGCGGTCGCTGGCCCATGTCCTCGGCCAGACGGTGGGGCGGACGTTTCAAGCCAATTGCGATGCTGCGCTGGGCGATGCGCGCTGCGGCGTCAACCTCGAGGCCCCAGCCTTCAAGGGCACCGGCGCGGTGATCGATGTGCTGCGCGACCGAGCCTTCACGGCCTCGGGCCTCGGCAGTTTCGCTGCGGGCTGGTTTGCCTTCGGGCTGGTCGAATGGTCGACGGGCGCGAATGTGGGGCGGCGGGTCGAGGTGCTGTCGCACGACCTCGTCGATGGCGTGGCGATCCTGACCCTGCTGGAAGCGCCGGTGCGTCCGATCACGGCGACAGACACCTTCATTGTCCGGGCGGGCTGCGACAAGCGGATTGCCACTTGTGGTGCGAAGTTCGCCAATGTCGCCAACTTCCGGGGCTTCCCGCGAATCCCCGGCCAGGATGCCGTGCTGCGCTATGCCACGAAGGACGGCGGACACGAGGGGGCGGTGCTGTGA
- a CDS encoding lysozyme produces the protein MQTSDRGLLALIRHEGVVPGPYLDVKDVWTFGIGHTAAAGPPDPARMPRGMPADLDAGIREAFRLFRADLAAYEAEVLRAVKVPLEPHEFDALVSFHYNTGGIAKAALTRHLNAGNRAAAAAAFMGWLRPAAIRSRRAAERDLFAEGRYPTGTIPVWAVDRNGRVDFSRPVRRLSETEALALLRPTPNPPSIPISPDPSTAPADPALVQAAPSITARIFTFLKTLIGA, from the coding sequence ATGCAAACATCTGATCGGGGGCTTCTGGCCCTGATCCGGCACGAAGGCGTCGTGCCCGGACCCTATCTTGACGTGAAGGACGTCTGGACCTTCGGCATCGGCCACACCGCCGCCGCCGGTCCACCCGATCCGGCGCGGATGCCGCGCGGGATGCCCGCTGATCTCGATGCGGGGATTCGTGAGGCGTTCCGGCTGTTCCGCGCCGATCTCGCTGCCTACGAGGCCGAAGTGCTGCGCGCGGTGAAGGTGCCGCTCGAACCCCACGAGTTCGATGCGCTGGTCTCCTTCCACTACAACACCGGCGGCATCGCCAAGGCCGCGCTGACCCGCCACCTGAATGCGGGGAACCGCGCGGCGGCCGCAGCGGCCTTCATGGGCTGGCTGCGCCCCGCCGCCATCCGGTCCCGCCGCGCGGCGGAGCGTGATCTCTTCGCCGAGGGCCGCTACCCGACCGGCACCATTCCGGTCTGGGCCGTCGACCGCAATGGCCGGGTCGATTTCTCGCGGCCGGTCCGGCGGCTCAGCGAGACCGAGGCGCTGGCACTGCTGCGCCCGACCCCCAATCCACCGTCGATCCCCATCTCACCCGACCCTTCCACGGCCCCTGCCGACCCCGCACTCGTGCAGGCGGCGCCGAGCATTACTGCGCGCATTTTCACCTTCCTCAAGACCCTGATCGGAGCATGA